Proteins from a genomic interval of Trifolium pratense cultivar HEN17-A07 linkage group LG6, ARS_RC_1.1, whole genome shotgun sequence:
- the LOC123891590 gene encoding uncharacterized protein LOC123891590, which translates to MEEEEENMVIMDLICPRKLNFNAPLLSTKRLSYSDLPVSSSLSNSLDTVENTRVPFSWEQSPGKPKDLERRDSIGDGDTPRPRLPPCLWRPLKVAVEPDVDIGVIAFDKDDGCDGDDDDDNRKTNVFSDAFDVLSLSETFDIIQQSETAVHSHINDGLRLKLEESNRDQSPTYMINRFLPDANALAASSVLHFSNDFNKNVCDTRNHEVCLAGSDRNSCASSSPKGCGLGLLFSWGMKHKFCSIKSPVLPCSTNAEKYHHSSKHKKHCSPVHKNHVLM; encoded by the coding sequence atggaagaagaagaagaaaatatggTGATCATGGATTTGATATGCCCTAGAAAGTTAAACTTCAATGCTCCTCTTTTGTCAACAAAGCGTCTCAGTTATTCAGATCTTCCGGTTTCATCTAGCTTGTCGAATTCACTTGATACAGTGGAAAATACTAGAGTTCCATTTTCATGGGAACAATCTCCCGGCAAGCCAAAGGACTTGGAGAGGCGTGATAGTATCGGCGATGGAGACACCCCTCGGCCGAGACTTCCTCCTTGCCTCTGGCGTCCACTCAAAGTAGCTGTTGAACCTGATGTAGATATTGGTGTTATTGCCtttgataaagacgatggttgTGATGGTGATGACGACGATGACAACAGAAAGACTAATGTTTTCTCGGATGCATTCGATGTTTTATCTCTATCAGAAACATTTGACATTATCCAACAATCAGAGACAGCAGTTCATAGTCATATCAATGATGGTTTGCGATTAAAGCTTGAAGAGTCTAATCGTGATCAATCTCCAACTTACATGATTAACCGCTTTCTTCCTGACGCCAATGCGTTGGCTGCATCATCTGTTTTACATTTTTCCAATGATTTCAACAAGAACGTCTGTGATACCAGAAATCATGAGGTTTGTCTCGCAGGTTCAGATAGAAATTCTTGTGCTTCTTCTTCTCCAAAAGGTTGTGGCTTGGGACTTCTCTTCTCTTGGGGTATGAAGCATAAGTTTTGTTCTATAAAAAGCCCTGTTCTGCCATGCTCTACAAATGCAGAGAAGTATCATCATAGTTCAAAGCATAAGAAACATTGTTCACCGGTCCATAAAAACCATGTACTAATGTGA
- the LOC123888944 gene encoding ethylene-overproduction protein 1-like yields MQHNILASIRSTKITDGCKGTQVYALNSSVGADSPINAGGGESIGDKFFHHLLDRSKQSGRIKPVGTKTATRDVVLESLLPYGLPLSELLEPSIELYLKPIDLVETLAGVHRRIVSSGEDGKFEAFLEQCSVFRGFPDAKLFRRSLRLARQHAVDVHSKVVMASWLRYERREDEFDGSSAMDCCGRNLECPKASLITGYDPESGFGHCSCFRKDNVIVDNDDVDGGGKIECSTSYGDEDDRSGSGDGGYHDISFCIGDSDIRCNRYSMASLSRPFMAMLYGGFVESRREKINFSLNGVSVDVMMAVEVFSRTKRLSLFANNVVVEMLSFANRFCCEEMKSACDAHLASLVFDMDDALLLIEYGLEETAHLLVAACLQVFLRELPSSMHSLSVSKLFCSVEGRDRLALVGHVSFSLYCFLSQVAMEEDMKSNTTVMLLERLGECAASGWQKQFAYHQLGVVMLERKEYKDAQQWFEAAVKEGHIYSSVGVARAKYKRGHTYSAYKMINSLISDHKPVGWMYQERALYCIGKEKTIDLVSATELDPTLSYPYKHRAVFLVEESKIEAAISEINKIIGFKISTDCLELRAWFLIAMKDYEGALRDVRAILTLDPNYKMFYGKMQGDRLVELLRPVAQHWNQADCWMQLYDNWSSVDDIGSLAVVHQMLENNPGKSILRFRQSLLLLRLNCQKVAMRSLRLARNHSSSTHERLIYEGWILYDTGHREEAIAKADESISIQRSFEAFFLKAYALADSCLDSESSKNVIDLLEEALRCPSDGLRKGQALNNLGSIYVDCEKLDLAADCYKHALNIKHTRAHQGLARVYHLQNQPKAAYDEMTKLIEKAKNNASAYEKRSEYCDRDMAKGDLSLATQLDPLRTYPYRYRAAVLMDDRKEADAIAELSRAINFKPELQLLHLRAAFYDSMGDFVSTVRDCEAALCLDPSHAEMLELCNKAREQVTDVK; encoded by the exons ATGCAGCACAACATCCTGGCTTCGATCCGTAGCACGAAAATCACGGATGGTTGTAAAGGCACTCAAGTCTACGCTCTTAACTCCTCCGTCGGCGCCGATTCTCCGATCAACGCCGGCGGTGGAGAATCCATCGGAGACAAATTCTTTCATCATTTACTAGACCGGTCTAAACAATCCGGTCGAATCAAACCGGTTGGTACAAAAACGGCGACACGCGACGTTGTTTTGGAGAGTCTCCTCCCTTATGGCCTTCCTTTGTCGGAGCTTCTAGAACCTTCGATCGAGCTTTATTTGAAGCCTATTGATTTGGTTGAAACCCTTGCCGGCGTGCATCGCCGGATCGTGAGTTCTGGTGAGGATGGGAAATTTGAGGCGTTTTTGGAGCAGTGCTCGGTGTTTAGGGGATTTCCTGATGCTAAATTGTTCCGGCGGAGTCTCCGGTTGGCGCGGCAGCATGCGGTGGATGTGCACTCCAAGGTTGTGATGGCTTCGTGGTTGAGGTATGAGAGAAGAGAGGATGAATTTGATGGATCTTCAGCAATGGATTGTTGTGGAAGAAACCTTGAATGCCCCAAGGCTAGTTTGATCACAGGGTATGATCCTGAATCTGGTTTTGGTCATTGTTCGTGTTTTCGAAAAGATAATGTTATTGTTGacaatgatgatgttgatggtgGTGGGAAAATTGAATGCTCAACTTCTTATGGAGATGAGGATGATCGTAGTGGTAGCGGTGATGGTGGTTACCATGATATATCTTTTTGTATAGGTGATAGTGATATTAGGTGTAATAGATACTCAATGGCCTCGCTTTCGAGGCCGTTTATGGCAATGTTATATGGTGGATTTGTTGAGTCTAGGAGGGAGAAGATTAATTTCTCCCTGAATGGTGTATCTGTTGATGTGATGATGGCTGTTGAGGTTTTTAGTAGAACCAAGAGGTTGAGTCTATTTGCAAATAATGTTGTCGTAGAGATGCTTTCTTTTGCGAATAGGTTTTGTTGTGAGGAGATGAAATCTGCTTGTGATGCTCATTTGGCTTCTTTGGTATTCGACATGGATGATGCATTGTTGTTGATTGAGTATGGACTGGAGGAGACTGCGCATCTGCTCGTGGCGGCTTGCTTGCAGGTGTTTCTGAGAGAGCTTCCTAGTTCGATGCACAGTTTGAGTGTTTCGAAATTGTTTTGTAGTGTAGAGGGTAGAGATAGATTGGCCTTGGTAGGGCATGTTTCGTTTTCGCTGTATTGTTTTTTGAGTCAGGTTGCAATGGAGGAAGATATGAAATCTAACACGACTGTGATGCTCTTAGAGAGGTTAGGAGAGTGTGCGGCGAGTGGTTGGCAGAAGCAATTTGCTTATCACCAATTAGGTGTTGTGATGCTTGAAAGAAAAGAATACAAAGATGCACAACAGTGGTTTGAGGCTGCTGTTAAGGAAGGGCATATTTATTCTTCAGTGGGTGTTGCAAGGGCCAAGTATAAACGCGGTCACACATATTCAGCATACAAGATGATAAACTCCCTTATTTCTGATCATAAACCTGTTGGTTGGATGTATCAGGAAAGGGCTTTATATTGCATTGGGAAGGAAAAAACGATAGACTTGGTCTCTGCAACTGAATTAGATCCAACTCTTTCATATCCATACAAACACCGAGCTGTGTTTTTGGTGGAGGAGAGTAAGATTGAAGCTGCCATTTCGgaaatcaataaaataattggtttcaagatttCTACTGACTGCCTTGAACTGAGAGCTTGGTTCTTGATTGCCATGAAGGATTATGAAGGAGCCCTTAGGGATGTCAGGGCAATTTTGACATTGGATCCAAATTATAAGATGTTCTATGGGAAAATGCAAGGCGATCGCTTGGTAGAACTCCTCCGCCCTGTTGCTCAGCATTGGAACCAGGCTGATTGCTGGATGCAATTGTATGACAACTGGTCTTCCGTTGATGATATTGGTTCTTTGGCTGTTGTACACCAGATGTTGGAGAACAACCCGGGGAAAAGCATTTTACGCTTTCGGCAATCTCTACTCCTTTTAAG GTTAAATTGTCAAAAGGTAGCCATGCGTAGTTTGCGTCTGGCTAGAAATCATTCTTCTTCAACACATGAAAGACTTATCTATGAAGGATGGATATTGTATGACACTGGCCATCGTGAAGAAGCTATAGCAAAGGCCGACGAGTCAATTTCTATTCAAAGGTCATTTGAAGCTTTCTTTCTAAAAGCTTATGCTTTAGCTGACTCATGTCTTGATTCCGAGTCTTCAAAGAATGTGATTGATCTCTTGGAGGAAGCTCTTAGATGCCCTTCAGATGGTCTTCGGAAGGGACAA GCACTAAATAATTTAGGGAGTATTTATGTTGATTGTGAAAAGCTAGACCTTGCTGCTGACTGCTACAAGCATGCACTTAACATCAAGCATACACGAGCACATCAGGGGTTAGCACGTGTATACCATCTTCAGAATCAGCCCAAAGCAGCATATGATGAGATGACAAAGTTAATAGAAAAGGCCAAGAATAACGCATCAGCATATGAGAAGCGGTCAGAATATTGTGATCGTGACATGGCAAAGGGAGATCTTAGTTTGGCAACACAGTTGGATCCTCTAAGAACATATCCCTACAGATATAGGGCGGCAG TTTTAATGGACGATCGCAAGGAAGCTGACGCAATTGCAGAGCTTTCAAGGGCCATCAACTTCAAGCCAGAACTGCAACTGTTACATCTTCGAGCAGCATTTTATGATTCAATGGGTGATTTTGTTTCTACTGTCCGAGACTGTGAAGCGGCCCTTTGTCTTGATCCTAGCCATGCTGAGATGTTAGAGCTTTGTAATAAAGCCCGGGAGCAAGTTACTGATGTAAAATGA
- the LOC123890446 gene encoding uncharacterized protein LOC123890446, translating into MEMNDMMHRYADSGQWTGARAQEVSRLTQIWVEEYNASQLRLPPHRRDNEDVRRNKMSLAFVKNAGGATRGRKFAAGCTSSLYASDPTGLRDVTYTSSSSSSTGRSRPTQREETDDEYEARMRATYREEFRDEFEASFDDRVDLRVQHVLQEFFAQQRAPAGGGGWIIISGFGTTKSKCR; encoded by the exons ATGGAGATGAATGACATGATGCACCGGTATGCAGATTCCGGTCAGTGGACGGGGGCAAGGGCGCAAGAAGTGTCG agGTTGACGCAAATTTGGGTTGAAGAATATAATGCAAGCCAACTACGACTACCACCTCATAGGCGAGATAATGAGGATGTTCGTCGAAACAAGATGTCGTTGGCTTTTGTTAAGAATGCTGGTGGTGCGACTCGAGGTCGCAAATTCGCTGCTGGGTGTACATCTTCTCTATATGCAAGTGACCCAACTGGTTTGAGAGATGTCACTtacacatcttcatcttcatcgagTACAGGACGCTCTCGTCCAACTCAAAGAGAGGAAACCGATGATGAGTATGAAGCGCGAATGAGGGCCACGTATAGAGAAGAATTCCGCGATGAGTTCGAAGCATCATTTGATGACCGGGTGGACCTACGGGTCCAACATGTATTGCAGGAATTCTTTGCGCAGCAGAGGGCGCCggcggggggggggggttggatcatcatctcaggcttcggcacgacaaaatcaaaatgccggTGA